The Devosia sp. A16 genome includes a window with the following:
- a CDS encoding sulfate ABC transporter permease subunit CysT gives MAGAPAGASRNPSHPARAGWSFVKPSVIPGFGLTFGYTILYLSLLVLIPIAGLFLKAATTPIEQIIRIATSPRTLKALEVSFGSSLIAALVNVVFGIIVAWVLVRYKFPGRRLLDAIVDLPFALPTAVAGIALSTLYAPKGWVGSLFSDKGPLWQWWHGQTWLPFGLSEFSLNFKIAYTPTGIVIALIFIGLPFVVRTVQPVLEEFEQELEEAAATLGANRWQTITRVILPRLSPALLTGFALAFARAVGEYGSVIFIAGNLPNISEIAPVLIVIKLEEFDQAGAAVIAGIMLIISFVMLLVINLIQAWARRRFGNV, from the coding sequence GTGGCTGGGGCGCCCGCCGGCGCCTCCCGGAACCCATCCCACCCCGCGCGAGCGGGGTGGAGCTTTGTAAAGCCCAGCGTCATCCCGGGGTTCGGGCTGACGTTCGGCTATACCATCCTCTATCTCAGCCTGTTGGTGCTGATCCCGATCGCCGGGCTGTTCCTCAAGGCGGCGACCACCCCGATCGAGCAGATCATCAGGATCGCCACCTCGCCGCGTACACTGAAGGCGCTGGAGGTTAGCTTCGGCTCGTCGCTGATCGCGGCGCTGGTCAACGTGGTGTTCGGCATCATCGTCGCCTGGGTGCTGGTGCGCTACAAGTTCCCCGGCCGGCGGTTGCTCGACGCCATCGTCGACCTGCCCTTCGCGCTGCCGACGGCGGTGGCGGGCATCGCGCTCTCGACGCTTTACGCGCCCAAGGGCTGGGTGGGCTCGCTGTTTTCCGACAAGGGGCCGCTGTGGCAGTGGTGGCACGGCCAGACCTGGCTGCCGTTCGGGCTCAGCGAGTTCTCGCTCAACTTCAAGATCGCCTATACCCCGACCGGCATCGTCATCGCGCTGATCTTCATCGGCCTGCCGTTCGTCGTGCGCACGGTGCAGCCGGTGCTCGAAGAGTTCGAGCAGGAGCTTGAGGAGGCGGCCGCGACGCTGGGCGCCAACCGCTGGCAGACCATCACCCGGGTGATCCTGCCGCGGCTCAGCCCCGCCCTGCTCACCGGTTTTGCGCTGGCCTTCGCCCGCGCCGTGGGCGAGTACGGCTCGGTGATCTTCATCGCCGGGAACCTGCCCAACATTTCGGAAATCGCGCCGGTGCTGATCGTCATCAAGCTCGAGGAATTCGACCAGGCCGGTGCTGCCGTCATCGCCGGCATCATGCTGATCATCTCCTTCGTCATGCTGCTGGTGATCAACCTGATCCAGGCCTGGGCCCGCCGGAGGTTCGGCAATGTTTGA
- a CDS encoding sulfate ABC transporter substrate-binding protein → MMKRTARILALGGLAVALAFTGAITARAQDQTLLNVSYDPTRELYVQFNEAFAKHWKDTTGGNVTIEQSHGGSGKQAQAVIDGLSADVVTLALEGDINAIVTKSGLIDANWRSEFPNNSTPYTSTIVFLVRKGNPKAINDWGDLIKDGVEVITPNPKTSGGARWNYLAAWAYANKTFGGDEAKNIDFIKQLYAHVPVLDTGARGSTVTFAQKELGDVLLAWENEAFLVLDEFGADNFDVVYPPSSILAEPPVAIVDKNVEAHGTADLAKAYIEYLYSPEGQTLAAKNHYRPSEPSIVTDQALVEAFPKIDLISIDDPLFGGWKTAQPKHFGDGGIFDQVYTPAQ, encoded by the coding sequence ATGATGAAGAGAACGGCCAGAATTCTCGCGCTTGGCGGCCTTGCCGTAGCGCTCGCCTTCACCGGCGCCATCACCGCGCGCGCCCAGGACCAGACCCTGCTCAACGTGTCGTACGACCCGACGCGCGAGCTCTACGTGCAGTTCAACGAGGCGTTCGCCAAGCACTGGAAGGACACCACCGGCGGCAACGTCACCATCGAGCAGAGCCATGGCGGCTCGGGCAAGCAGGCCCAGGCGGTGATCGACGGGCTCAGCGCCGACGTGGTCACCCTGGCGCTCGAGGGCGACATCAACGCCATCGTCACCAAGTCCGGACTGATCGACGCCAACTGGCGCTCGGAATTCCCCAACAACTCGACCCCCTACACCTCGACCATCGTGTTCCTGGTGCGCAAGGGCAACCCCAAGGCGATCAACGACTGGGGCGACCTGATCAAGGACGGCGTCGAGGTGATCACCCCGAACCCCAAGACCTCGGGCGGCGCGCGCTGGAATTACCTGGCGGCCTGGGCCTACGCCAACAAGACGTTCGGCGGCGACGAGGCCAAGAATATCGACTTCATCAAGCAGCTCTATGCGCATGTACCGGTGCTCGATACCGGGGCGCGCGGCTCGACCGTGACCTTCGCGCAGAAGGAACTGGGCGACGTGCTGCTGGCCTGGGAGAACGAGGCGTTCCTGGTGCTCGATGAGTTCGGCGCCGATAATTTCGACGTGGTCTATCCGCCGTCGTCGATCCTCGCCGAGCCGCCGGTGGCCATAGTCGACAAGAATGTCGAGGCGCACGGGACCGCCGATCTCGCCAAGGCCTATATCGAGTATCTCTACTCGCCCGAAGGGCAGACGCTGGCGGCCAAGAACCACTACCGTCCGTCCGAGCCCTCCATCGTCACCGACCAGGCGCTGGTCGAAGCCTTCCCAAAGATCGATCTGATCTCTATTGATGATCCGCTTTTTGGCGGCTGGAAGACGGCGCAGCCCAAGCATTTCGGGGACGGGGGCATCTTTGACCAGGTCTACACCCCTGCGCAGTAA
- a CDS encoding RrF2 family transcriptional regulator, protein MISQKAKYALRALVALTKIPAGESLMISEISRGQAIPKKFLEQILLELKRAGIVMSRRGRLGGYVLLRAPEQVTFGEVLRLIDGPIAPLPCLSKIAYRRCVDCAEESSCEIRHVFARVTVATREVLDRTTLADAVVANDVLV, encoded by the coding sequence ATGATTTCGCAGAAGGCAAAATACGCGCTGAGGGCGCTGGTGGCCCTGACCAAGATCCCGGCCGGCGAGTCGCTGATGATCTCGGAGATCTCGCGCGGCCAGGCGATCCCCAAGAAATTCCTCGAACAGATCCTGCTCGAACTGAAGCGCGCCGGCATCGTGATGAGCCGCCGCGGCCGGCTCGGCGGCTATGTGCTGCTGCGCGCTCCCGAACAGGTGACGTTCGGCGAGGTACTGCGACTGATCGACGGACCGATCGCGCCGCTGCCCTGCCTTTCCAAGATCGCCTATCGCCGCTGCGTCGACTGCGCCGAAGAGTCGAGCTGCGAAATCCGCCACGTCTTCGCCCGCGTCACCGTCGCCACCCGCGAGGTCCTCGACCGCACGACCCTGGCCGACGCGGTCGTCGCCAACGACGTGCTGGTGTAA